In Deinococcus ficus, a single window of DNA contains:
- a CDS encoding carboxypeptidase, whose translation MVNRFRLSPLLLLCSAALSLQALPSPQVLAQQAMGHQNLTFLNVHVKPAKGHEKDQATALDNITQAARGQAVRRSAYENAPGGTTTLKAQMLYGLLRIADKYRLRVTDLAGGSHEPNSRHYLGVAFDADTINGVRVSKNNPSYAEVMRLCRLYGATEILGPGKAGHSYHIHCAWPKP comes from the coding sequence ATGGTCAATCGATTTCGGCTCAGTCCGCTCCTCCTGCTGTGCTCCGCCGCCCTGAGCCTGCAAGCACTTCCCAGCCCGCAGGTCCTTGCTCAACAGGCGATGGGTCACCAAAACCTGACGTTCCTGAACGTCCACGTCAAGCCGGCCAAGGGACATGAGAAGGACCAGGCCACTGCACTCGACAACATCACTCAAGCGGCCAGGGGTCAAGCGGTTCGTCGAAGTGCGTATGAAAACGCGCCAGGCGGGACGACCACCTTAAAGGCTCAGATGCTGTATGGGCTGCTGCGCATCGCGGACAAGTACCGCCTGCGCGTCACCGACCTGGCCGGAGGAAGCCACGAGCCCAACTCGCGGCACTACCTAGGCGTGGCGTTCGACGCCGATACGATCAACGGAGTGCGCGTTTCCAAAAACAACCCGAGTTATGCGGAGGTGATGCGCCTGTGCCGCCTCTATGGCGCCACGGAGATCTTGGGACCAGGTAAAGCCGGCCATAGCTACCACATTCACTGCGCGTGGCCTAAGCCGTGA